In a single window of the Pseudanabaena sp. BC1403 genome:
- a CDS encoding DUF433 domain-containing protein, whose amino-acid sequence MTTQEIEHQFLNISLTDRAAIIQRLTKNITKSGKGITKTAGVCGGEACIAGTRIAVWLLVEAQQLGITEAQLLQDYPHITAADLVNAWTYAEAYPEEIAVVIRANNEAA is encoded by the coding sequence ATGACCACTCAAGAAATCGAACATCAATTTCTCAACATATCACTCACCGACCGAGCCGCAATTATCCAACGGCTCACCAAAAACATAACTAAAAGCGGTAAAGGAATCACCAAAACGGCAGGAGTTTGTGGAGGAGAAGCTTGCATTGCAGGAACCCGAATAGCAGTTTGGTTACTAGTCGAAGCCCAACAATTGGGTATAACCGAAGCCCAACTGCTACAAGACTATCCCCACATCACCGCCGCCGATCTCGTCAACGCATGGACTTACGCCGAAGCCTACCCCGAAGAAATTGCCGTCGTAATACGTGCAAATAACGAGGCTGCCTAA
- a CDS encoding XisI protein, producing the protein MDRLDKYRIAIKKILTEYHSWASNSNIRDRENCLVFDDVRDQYFWFLMGWQGQRKYRNIQVHIRIKNQKIYIEEDWTEEGIANELLTEGIPKSDIVLAFHDPETRKLTEFAVA; encoded by the coding sequence ATGGATAGACTAGACAAATATCGCATTGCTATCAAGAAAATTTTAACTGAATATCATAGCTGGGCTTCTAACTCTAATATTAGAGATAGAGAGAATTGTCTAGTTTTTGATGATGTTCGCGATCAATATTTTTGGTTTTTAATGGGTTGGCAAGGGCAGAGGAAATATAGGAATATTCAGGTACATATCCGTATTAAGAATCAAAAAATTTATATTGAAGAGGATTGGACTGAGGAGGGGATTGCTAATGAGTTGTTAACGGAAGGTATTCCTAAGTCTGATATTGTTTTGGCTTTTCATGATCCTGAGACTCGGAAGTTAACAGAGTTTGCTGTAGCTTAA
- a CDS encoding DUF433 domain-containing protein, with the protein MIVKELEQQLLALRPSEKVQVIQLLAQSLGSNWQGIEKTPKVCGGQACIANTRIPVWVLVEARRLGYSDLDLLTSYPTITATDLANAWVYAAAHRDEIDLVIEENEAA; encoded by the coding sequence GTGATCGTCAAAGAGTTAGAACAGCAACTTCTCGCCCTTAGACCTAGTGAAAAGGTGCAGGTGATCCAGTTACTTGCTCAAAGTTTGGGTAGTAATTGGCAGGGAATTGAGAAAACACCTAAAGTTTGTGGTGGTCAGGCTTGCATTGCGAATACAAGAATTCCTGTTTGGGTGCTGGTAGAGGCTCGCCGTTTGGGATATAGCGATCTTGATTTATTGACAAGCTATCCAACGATTACGGCTACGGATTTAGCGAATGCTTGGGTATATGCGGCGGCTCATAGGGATGAGATTGATTTGGTAATCGAGGAGAATGAGGCGGCTTAG
- a CDS encoding DUF5615 family PIN-like protein, with amino-acid sequence MVRFYADEQFPFQVVELLRNLGYDVLTVQEAGNANQRIPDDQVLMFAISQERSILTINRIDFIRLHRHDDNHFGVVVCTNNRNWEQFAERIDGTVRAEESLQGKLIRVVRPSV; translated from the coding sequence ATGGTACGGTTTTATGCGGATGAGCAGTTTCCATTTCAAGTTGTGGAATTATTGAGAAATCTTGGTTATGATGTTTTGACGGTGCAAGAAGCGGGAAATGCTAATCAACGGATACCTGATGATCAGGTGTTGATGTTTGCGATAAGTCAAGAGCGCTCAATTTTGACTATCAATAGAATTGACTTCATTCGTTTGCATCGTCATGATGATAATCATTTCGGGGTTGTTGTATGTACAAATAATCGTAATTGGGAACAGTTTGCTGAAAGGATCGATGGGACGGTGAGAGCAGAGGAGTCGTTACAAGGAAAGTTGATTCGGGTGGTACGCCCGTCTGTTTAA
- a CDS encoding XisI protein produces MDTQLKYRQIIQQVLQNHADYRSTIPDAYTSQVLFDDERGQYLVLDIGWNDDRYLHSTPIHLSLVNDKIWIQYDDTEEGIVTDLIDAGVSKNDIVLGFRHPKVRQYTGFAVA; encoded by the coding sequence ATGGATACCCAATTAAAATATCGTCAGATTATTCAACAAGTACTCCAAAATCACGCCGACTATCGCTCTACAATACCTGATGCTTATACATCTCAAGTATTATTTGATGATGAGCGTGGACAATATCTAGTTCTCGACATTGGCTGGAACGATGACCGATACCTTCACAGTACTCCTATTCATCTAAGTTTAGTCAATGACAAAATCTGGATTCAGTATGATGATACGGAAGAAGGTATAGTAACTGACTTGATAGATGCAGGTGTATCTAAGAATGATATTGTCCTTGGATTTCGTCACCCAAAAGTTCGTCAATATACAGGATTTGCCGTTGCATGA
- a CDS encoding element excision factor XisH family protein, with amino-acid sequence MPARDIYHNTVKTALEKDGWTITHDPFPLQIGKKRLSADLGAERLISAEKGIQKIVVEVKSFVGQSDVKDLEQALGQYILYRQILNETKIERDLYLAVSRLTFNSIFTIQLGQILLTNQIIKLIVFDDESEVIVQWIPN; translated from the coding sequence GTGCCAGCAAGAGACATTTATCACAATACTGTCAAAACAGCCCTAGAAAAAGATGGCTGGACAATTACCCACGATCCATTTCCATTGCAAATTGGGAAAAAGCGTTTATCTGCGGACTTAGGAGCAGAACGTCTCATCAGTGCTGAAAAAGGTATCCAAAAAATTGTTGTAGAAGTAAAAAGCTTTGTAGGTCAGTCTGATGTTAAGGATTTAGAACAAGCTTTAGGACAGTACATCCTATATCGCCAAATTCTCAACGAAACAAAAATTGAGCGCGATCTCTATCTTGCAGTCTCCCGCCTAACCTTCAACAGCATATTCACGATACAATTAGGGCAGATACTACTTACAAATCAGATTATCAAGCTAATTGTTTTCGATGATGAAAGTGAGGTAATTGTCCAATGGATACCCAATTAA
- a CDS encoding HEPN domain-containing protein: protein MVQSNIAVIISHLQVVGDLPVEILPNYIFRSATDTEVEQIKKIVKESLPYKRTTWVPYDAEVVETINSLGHKTYVHEPLPKERWKYWVISFEGQNERIHEFQLLSRLLPINFEIGSQLIYDGETMGHILMSPYAALRYSDWEQAFGKPEIITTIQIAFIGELYEMYQNLPDQFNFVRIAVQNFSSLRDISNGSDLVIVGLFAIIESLITHAPRLSESLDSINHQITNKIILLRKRFSRDVLPKAYFMDAPEDKIWKKLYSYRSAVAHGTPVNFDGDHKILKDRITVIKFLQDNIKELIILGLKEPEFLYDLRKC, encoded by the coding sequence ATGGTACAAAGTAATATTGCAGTCATTATTTCTCATTTACAGGTTGTGGGCGATTTACCTGTTGAAATTTTGCCCAATTATATATTCCGATCTGCAACAGATACTGAAGTAGAACAAATCAAAAAAATTGTAAAGGAGTCTTTACCGTATAAGAGAACTACATGGGTTCCATATGATGCAGAAGTAGTAGAAACAATCAACTCGCTTGGACACAAAACATATGTTCATGAACCTTTACCAAAAGAAAGATGGAAATATTGGGTAATTTCATTTGAAGGGCAAAATGAGAGAATTCATGAATTTCAATTGTTATCACGACTTCTGCCAATTAATTTTGAAATTGGATCACAACTTATATACGATGGTGAAACAATGGGACATATTTTAATGTCTCCATATGCAGCTTTGCGCTACAGCGATTGGGAACAAGCTTTCGGTAAACCTGAGATTATCACCACAATACAAATTGCATTTATTGGAGAGCTTTATGAAATGTACCAAAACCTACCAGACCAATTCAATTTTGTGAGAATAGCTGTTCAGAATTTTTCTTCTCTTCGTGATATCTCTAATGGTTCTGATCTAGTGATCGTAGGGCTATTCGCAATTATTGAGTCCCTAATTACTCATGCACCTCGACTCTCAGAATCACTAGACTCGATTAACCATCAAATTACAAATAAAATTATCCTACTTCGCAAACGATTTTCTAGAGACGTATTACCAAAAGCATATTTTATGGATGCTCCAGAAGACAAAATATGGAAAAAGTTATACAGTTATCGCAGCGCTGTCGCACATGGTACACCAGTGAACTTTGACGGAGATCATAAAATACTAAAAGATAGAATTACTGTGATTAAGTTTCTACAAGATAATATCAAAGAATTAATTATTTTGGGACTTAAAGAGCCTGAGTTTTTATATGATTTACGCAAGTGTTAA